The sequence below is a genomic window from Lycium ferocissimum isolate CSIRO_LF1 chromosome 9, AGI_CSIRO_Lferr_CH_V1, whole genome shotgun sequence.
GATGTCCATATGGAGGAATGGACACCGTGCAGTCCACATGTGCTCACAAGCCCTACAAAACGCAGGCAGCTGACCCAAAATCTGATCATACGGCGTCCATATGAAAGCCTATAAGCAGATTTCaactagttaacaataaaagactaacAAAATCTGATCATATGGCGACCATATTAAATCAAAAAAACTTACCTTGGGCGTCGTCATGCGGTCTAACTAATCCCTAAACGGGAGAATGACATGGTGCGTCTCCACACCTCTGGTACAGCCTCGCGACCATCTCCGCACGTATGGCATATCCTCAGCAACATAGTCATCGGGAGGGTGAGCAGCTATGGGctgaaaaggtctcaacctagtccacacccatatctgtcatagtcatcaaaaaaattatttatcagtCGTCgtttccaaaaaaatatatttagtgttttacctgcacacacttaaatatattacctgaaGAAGAGGGCTAAATGCAGCGACCTCAACCCTCTCGCCCATAGAGGCTCGATCAAATCCTCTGTACATGTAAGCCAGAACAGCGGCGCCCCAAATATAACATCCCAGCTGCTCTAGGTCCTCAATAAAGAGCAGATACCTAATGCTCATATCCGCACCCGACGTGTTCGGGAACATgatgcccccgaatatgatgaAAAGATATAAGCGAGCACGTCGGTCAACCTCAGCCTGTAGCGTCGCCTCGCCAATCGGATGCTGCAGATCTACTAGGCGCAAGTGAGCATGGAGGGAGGACCGCAACAACCGACTTCGTCCACGCATATCCTCTCGCAGGCTCGAAACCCGGGAGCCTAGCCATCTCCTGACGATACGGCAGCATCTCCGGAGGCTCCACTCTATACAATGCCTATCCATCAATCTGTAGACCATAAATCACCTCGACATCCTGCAGGGTGATGGTAGCCTCGCCAATAcggagatgaaatgtatggGTCTCCGGTCGCCAGCGCTCAATCATAGCTGTCACTAGAGCCCTATCGTACACAAGCCGACCAACCTCGATGCACAGGTAGATACCGCCCCGACGTAGTATATCTATGACACGGGGATGTGGGGGAATAGCCTCTAGAATATCCCATGATGACTCCCCCAAACGGGTACGGACCACTCTCTTGGAGGATACTGGGGTGCATCCCATACATACTGGGACCTATGCTCATGCTGTAGATAAAGTACCTCTCTGTTGTCGAAAGGTCCCGGCTCCATGgtgtttttaagaatatgtccaagcccatgtctttaagtcttttaactctttaagtGTTAAATGTAAACCTACTAACAGAAGCTCATGTTAGGgtctaatgtctttaacttaaatttttagcctttctttgtcagccatttgattttaggttgtttcttctttcttttttttttttttttttttggaatttatacctttcttttttcttgtatgGATGAgtcctaaacttctaatatttttcatatgaaaaggacagaggttgtagatttggaggttcTTATAGAAGATACTTTAGTGACATCAGCATTTGCTGTAACTCAAGCACATGTTaatgccctaatacttcttctgtgggtaatcctcctaaaaagcAGAAAAGAATAACTCCTTGTAGTCGAGACCCTAGCCttggggataatgat
It includes:
- the LOC132029488 gene encoding protein MAIN-LIKE 1-like, which produces MSIRYLLFIEDLEQLGCYIWGAAVLAYMYRGFDRASMGERVEVAAFSPLLQIWVWTRLRPFQPIAAHPPDDYVAEDMPYVRRWSRGCTRGVETHHVILPFRD